The following coding sequences are from one Proteiniborus sp. DW1 window:
- a CDS encoding branched-chain amino acid ABC transporter permease, whose protein sequence is MEQLFQQLTNGISLGSIYALIALGYTMVYGIINLINFAHGEIYMVGAYVGFALTTFLDLGFLPSLLISMLVCSILGVVIEKVAYKPIRKSTRISALITAISVSLFLQYTMMYFVGPQTRTFPEVLKSKSINLFNGNIVVDLKNIYIILITIILMTALQYIVRNTKIGKAMRAVSLDKEAAELMGIDANKIISYTFAIGSALAGAAGVLVGVYYNTINPLMGATPGLKAFIAAVLGGIGIIPGAVFGGFFLGMTETIVSAYGGSIFKDAVAFAILILVLLVRPNGLLGKAIKEKV, encoded by the coding sequence ATGGAACAACTATTCCAGCAATTAACAAATGGAATATCACTTGGAAGTATATATGCATTAATAGCCCTTGGCTACACTATGGTATATGGAATAATAAATCTTATTAATTTTGCACATGGTGAAATCTACATGGTTGGAGCGTATGTAGGCTTCGCTTTAACAACTTTTCTTGATTTAGGCTTTTTACCTTCTCTATTAATTTCAATGCTAGTATGCAGTATACTTGGAGTGGTTATCGAAAAAGTTGCATATAAGCCAATTAGGAAATCTACCAGAATATCAGCTCTTATCACAGCTATAAGTGTATCTTTATTTTTACAGTATACTATGATGTATTTTGTTGGTCCACAAACAAGAACATTTCCAGAGGTTTTAAAAAGCAAAAGTATCAACCTCTTTAATGGAAATATAGTAGTTGATTTAAAAAACATATATATAATTCTTATTACTATTATATTAATGACTGCACTTCAATACATTGTACGCAATACTAAAATAGGTAAAGCTATGAGAGCAGTCTCTCTTGATAAAGAAGCTGCGGAGCTTATGGGAATAGATGCTAATAAAATAATATCATATACTTTTGCTATTGGTTCGGCGCTAGCGGGGGCAGCGGGTGTGCTTGTAGGAGTTTACTACAATACAATAAATCCATTAATGGGAGCAACCCCTGGACTAAAGGCTTTTATTGCAGCTGTATTAGGTGGAATAGGAATAATCCCAGGAGCTGTGTTTGGAGGCTTCTTCCTTGGTATGACTGAAACCATAGTAAGTGCTTATGGGGGATCAATTTTTAAGGATGCAGTTGCTTTTGCAATTCTCAT